In Listeria monocytogenes, the following proteins share a genomic window:
- the recQ gene encoding DNA helicase RecQ produces MIEQARAILQQNFGYQDFRNGQVDVISKLCAGEDTLAIMPTGGGKSLCYQIPALLFDGLTIVVSPLISLMKDQVDALVSEGIAATFINSTLTNREIDIRLDAAFSGELKMLYIAPERIETPGFQRLIEQVPISLFAIDEAHCISQWGHDFRPSYLTLCDSLDKMTRRPLVIALTATATQAVSDDICRLLKIGVDSVVKTGFSRDNLAFQVVKGQDKDKYLIDYLTKNVTESGIIYASTRKEVERLHSFLLKKGVESGMYHGGMTDLARKDWQEKFLYDDIRVIVATNAFGMGINKSNVRFVIHYNIPRNIEAYYQEAGRAGRDGVPSDCILLFSPQDSRIQQFLIEQSEMDDERKQNEFAKLRQMTGYGYTEICLQKYIVQYFGDDEENCEKCSNCLDTREATDVTILAQQVFSCIKRMGERFGKVLIAKVLTGSADQKVKDWRFDELSTYGLMKDASQKDVLQLIDYLTAEKYLQPTDSQFPSLKLTDRAVSVLRGELKVERKQAKRAEKVKIDVNSDLFEKLREVRRELAAKHKVPPYIIFSDETLREMCAYMPQTEDALLEVKGIGAMKRDKYGAEFLAVLQQEASK; encoded by the coding sequence CTATTTTACAGCAAAACTTTGGTTATCAAGATTTTCGGAATGGACAAGTTGATGTCATTTCGAAACTTTGCGCGGGAGAAGATACGTTAGCAATCATGCCAACGGGTGGCGGGAAGTCACTTTGTTACCAAATCCCAGCACTTCTTTTTGACGGTTTGACCATTGTTGTTTCTCCACTAATTTCACTTATGAAGGATCAGGTAGATGCGCTAGTCTCAGAGGGGATTGCAGCTACTTTTATTAATAGTACACTGACTAATAGAGAAATAGATATTCGGCTGGATGCTGCATTTTCAGGTGAGTTAAAGATGCTTTACATTGCTCCAGAACGCATTGAAACACCAGGTTTTCAGCGTTTAATTGAGCAGGTACCTATTTCATTATTTGCGATAGATGAGGCGCACTGTATTTCGCAGTGGGGTCATGATTTTCGTCCTAGCTACCTGACGCTGTGCGATAGTTTGGATAAAATGACCAGACGGCCGCTCGTTATCGCGCTTACTGCTACAGCAACGCAGGCTGTTTCAGACGATATTTGCCGATTGTTAAAAATAGGAGTAGATTCAGTCGTTAAAACTGGATTTTCCAGAGATAATTTGGCTTTTCAAGTAGTGAAAGGGCAAGATAAAGATAAGTATTTGATTGATTATTTAACAAAAAATGTAACGGAATCCGGAATTATTTATGCTTCGACTCGGAAAGAAGTAGAGCGGCTGCACAGTTTCTTGCTAAAAAAAGGCGTTGAATCTGGTATGTATCATGGCGGAATGACCGATTTAGCACGGAAAGACTGGCAAGAGAAGTTTCTATATGATGATATTCGAGTGATTGTGGCGACGAATGCGTTTGGAATGGGAATTAATAAATCTAATGTGCGTTTTGTTATTCATTATAATATTCCGCGCAATATTGAAGCGTACTATCAAGAGGCGGGTCGTGCTGGGCGAGACGGGGTTCCAAGTGATTGTATCTTGTTGTTTTCCCCGCAAGATAGCCGCATCCAGCAGTTTTTAATTGAACAATCCGAAATGGACGATGAGCGCAAACAAAATGAGTTCGCTAAGCTACGCCAAATGACGGGGTATGGTTATACGGAAATTTGTTTACAGAAATACATCGTGCAGTATTTTGGAGACGACGAGGAAAACTGCGAGAAATGTAGTAATTGCTTAGATACTAGGGAAGCCACGGACGTTACAATTTTAGCGCAACAAGTTTTTTCTTGTATAAAAAGAATGGGTGAGCGTTTTGGGAAAGTATTAATTGCCAAGGTTTTGACAGGTTCTGCTGACCAGAAAGTGAAAGATTGGCGCTTTGACGAACTCAGTACCTATGGATTGATGAAAGATGCTTCCCAAAAAGATGTGTTACAACTAATTGATTACCTTACAGCAGAAAAATATTTACAACCAACTGATAGTCAATTCCCTTCCTTAAAACTGACGGATAGAGCCGTTTCGGTTTTACGAGGCGAGCTAAAAGTGGAAAGAAAACAAGCGAAACGGGCTGAAAAAGTTAAAATAGATGTAAATAGTGACCTTTTCGAGAAATTGCGGGAAGTGCGGCGGGAACTGGCAGCAAAACACAAGGTGCCGCCATATATCATTTTTTCAGATGAAACGTTACGTGAAATGTGTGCATATATGCCACAAACGGAAGATGCACTGCTTGAAGTCAAAGGCATTGGTGCGATGAAACGCGATAAATACGGTGCAGAATTCTTGGCTGTACTGCAACAAGAGGCATCGAAATAA
- a CDS encoding DNA topoisomerase III, with product MTKTLVLAEKPSVGKDIGRVLGAKQGKNGYLEGGKYVVTWALGHLVTLADPERYDSKYKNWNMEDLPMLPEKMKLEPIKQTRKQYETVKKLMNRTDITTIVIATDAGREGELVARWIIDYAKIKKPLKRLWISSVTDKAIREGFEHLKPGKAYENLYYSAVARSEADWVVGINATRALTTKYNAQLSCGRVQTPTLAMIQYREEEIRNFKPREYYGITALTEQESFTWNNGQTFDKALAEKLVKSLQGENAVITDVSMKEKKNFSPGLYDLTELQRDANNRYDFSAKETLNIMQTLYERHKVLTYPRTDSRFISTDIVPTLKERLAACGVGENAKAARQISGKPIKANKSFVDNSKVSDHHAIIPTEQPVSLGDLSDKERKIYDLVVKRFLAVLSDPYIYEETSVKAKIGQEEFTLKGKVVKSLGWKSIYGESREPDQLTKMKKGDTIPVKRINLETGKTKPPARFNEATLLSAMENPSKYMETTSKALAKTLGETGGLGTVATRADIIEKLFNSFSLEKQGKDIQITSKGRQLLELVPEDLKSPELTARWEQKLSKIAKGELDYRKFTAEMRDYAKKAVTEIKQNDKKFRHDNITSQKCPDCGKPMLKVKGKRGTMLVCQDRECGHRESVSRTTNARCPNCHKRMEMRGEGDKQIFVCVCGHREKLSAFQQRRDKQKNKNVSKTDVAKFMKKQNKQEDEPFNNPMAEALAKLKLDK from the coding sequence ATGACAAAAACATTAGTACTGGCAGAGAAACCGTCTGTCGGTAAAGATATCGGCCGGGTACTCGGGGCTAAACAAGGTAAGAACGGCTATTTAGAAGGTGGAAAATATGTAGTCACTTGGGCGCTTGGACACCTTGTAACACTAGCTGACCCTGAGCGCTACGATTCGAAGTATAAAAATTGGAATATGGAAGATTTACCAATGCTTCCGGAGAAAATGAAGCTAGAACCAATCAAGCAAACGAGAAAGCAATATGAAACGGTTAAGAAGTTAATGAACCGTACAGATATAACCACTATCGTTATTGCAACAGATGCAGGTAGAGAAGGAGAACTTGTAGCTCGCTGGATTATTGATTATGCGAAAATCAAGAAGCCTCTAAAAAGACTATGGATCTCCTCTGTAACGGATAAAGCGATACGTGAAGGCTTCGAACACTTAAAACCAGGGAAAGCTTATGAAAATCTATATTACTCTGCAGTCGCTCGTTCTGAAGCTGACTGGGTGGTAGGAATCAATGCTACGCGTGCGTTGACAACGAAATATAACGCACAACTTTCCTGTGGCCGAGTGCAAACGCCAACGCTTGCAATGATTCAATATCGTGAGGAAGAAATTCGTAATTTTAAACCGCGTGAATACTATGGAATTACCGCGCTAACCGAACAAGAAAGTTTCACGTGGAACAATGGGCAAACTTTTGATAAAGCTTTAGCAGAAAAACTAGTAAAGTCTTTACAAGGGGAAAATGCGGTAATCACAGACGTTTCTATGAAAGAAAAGAAAAATTTCTCACCAGGTTTATATGATTTAACTGAATTACAACGCGATGCGAATAATAGATATGATTTTTCGGCGAAAGAAACGCTGAATATTATGCAAACACTATACGAGCGCCACAAAGTACTAACGTATCCACGAACAGATTCGCGCTTTATTTCAACGGACATTGTCCCAACACTAAAAGAACGTTTAGCGGCCTGCGGTGTGGGTGAAAATGCAAAAGCTGCTCGTCAAATCAGCGGAAAACCAATCAAAGCGAACAAATCATTTGTAGATAACAGCAAAGTGAGCGACCATCACGCAATTATTCCGACCGAGCAACCCGTTTCTCTCGGAGATTTAAGCGATAAAGAACGGAAAATTTATGACCTTGTTGTCAAACGCTTTTTAGCAGTGCTTTCAGACCCATATATTTATGAAGAAACCTCTGTTAAAGCCAAAATTGGCCAAGAAGAATTCACTTTAAAAGGTAAAGTTGTCAAATCACTTGGTTGGAAAAGTATTTACGGAGAGTCGCGCGAACCAGATCAATTAACTAAAATGAAAAAAGGCGACACAATCCCAGTTAAACGAATCAATTTAGAGACAGGGAAAACAAAACCGCCAGCAAGATTCAATGAAGCAACCTTACTTTCAGCCATGGAAAACCCGTCCAAATACATGGAAACAACAAGCAAGGCACTCGCCAAAACACTAGGTGAGACAGGTGGACTTGGAACCGTTGCAACTCGTGCGGACATCATTGAAAAACTTTTCAATAGTTTCTCCCTAGAAAAACAAGGCAAGGACATTCAAATTACTTCAAAAGGACGCCAATTGCTAGAATTAGTCCCCGAAGATTTGAAATCCCCAGAACTAACGGCGCGTTGGGAACAAAAATTATCTAAAATTGCAAAAGGCGAACTAGATTATCGTAAATTCACTGCAGAAATGCGCGACTATGCAAAAAAAGCAGTAACTGAAATTAAACAAAACGATAAAAAATTCCGTCACGATAACATTACTTCACAAAAATGCCCAGACTGCGGTAAGCCGATGCTAAAAGTGAAAGGCAAACGTGGTACGATGCTAGTTTGTCAGGACCGTGAATGCGGTCATCGTGAATCTGTTTCAAGAACGACGAATGCTCGTTGCCCTAATTGCCATAAACGAATGGAAATGCGCGGCGAAGGTGATAAACAAATTTTTGTATGTGTTTGTGGACACCGGGAGAAACTATCTGCCTTCCAACAGCGGCGTGACAAACAGAAAAACAAAAACGTATCCAAAACAGATGTAGCTAAATTTATGAAAAAACAAAACAAACAAGAAGATGAACCATTTAACAATCCAATGGCTGAAGCGCTTGCTAAATTAAAGCTAGATAAATAA
- a CDS encoding CocE/NonD family hydrolase: MKHNQLIIETDVPAEMRDGVTLYADIYRPADAGEYPVLLTRLPYSKSYGLHFIRPNILAEQGYVVIVQDVRGRYTSEGDFVPYIAEVDDGYDTIEWAANLPYANGDVGMFGLSYYGYTQILAAISGNKHLKAIAPIMAQNSMTDVFNDHDGALELGMWETWNLESMLPNMLARTYKTQDELEEAVNTLMKNLDSLDALYQFKPYKDWPAIGQNEMPYFSELLNYEPTHNHWQKIDAKSNYDKINVPGLHVAGWYDCFLDKTIANFQNGHHRGLGDKLIIGPWTHANFAQMIGDRDFGMAATKWGEANMHARHIEWFNHWLKKAPLPASAPVNYFVMGLNDWKTAENWPPQNAHMTPLYFKNEKVSAEFTPPTKATEAKFSYNPENPVPSNGGGTLHKALHADGPRDQQQIELREDVLCYSTEPLEEAIEVTGPIQVKLWAKTDAPNTDFTAKLVDVFPDGTAFNLADGIIRAAKQHGANVQNNINEYTIDLWATSNLFQKGHQIRIEISSSNFPRFDPNPNTGDSFINSTESQIANQTIYHSPEYPSHVLLPIIR, translated from the coding sequence GTGAAACATAATCAATTAATTATTGAAACGGATGTCCCAGCTGAAATGCGAGATGGTGTAACGCTTTACGCAGATATATATCGTCCAGCAGACGCGGGGGAATATCCAGTTTTACTTACAAGATTACCTTATAGTAAATCATACGGGCTTCACTTTATTCGTCCTAATATTTTGGCGGAGCAAGGTTATGTTGTTATTGTTCAAGATGTTCGTGGCAGATATACGTCAGAAGGAGATTTTGTTCCATACATAGCAGAAGTTGACGATGGATATGATACGATTGAGTGGGCTGCGAACCTGCCTTATGCTAACGGAGATGTCGGCATGTTTGGCTTATCTTATTATGGTTATACGCAAATTTTAGCTGCGATTAGCGGAAACAAACATTTGAAAGCCATTGCTCCAATTATGGCTCAAAATAGCATGACAGATGTTTTTAATGACCACGACGGCGCTTTAGAACTTGGAATGTGGGAAACTTGGAATCTAGAGTCCATGCTTCCAAACATGTTAGCCCGTACTTATAAAACGCAAGATGAATTAGAAGAAGCAGTGAACACATTAATGAAAAATCTAGATAGTTTAGATGCACTTTATCAATTTAAACCGTATAAAGACTGGCCAGCAATTGGTCAAAATGAAATGCCTTATTTCTCTGAGCTATTAAATTATGAACCAACACATAACCATTGGCAAAAAATCGATGCGAAAAGCAATTATGATAAAATTAATGTGCCTGGACTCCATGTAGCTGGCTGGTATGACTGCTTTTTAGATAAAACAATCGCTAATTTTCAAAATGGGCATCATCGCGGCCTAGGAGATAAGCTCATTATTGGGCCTTGGACGCACGCTAATTTCGCGCAGATGATTGGCGACCGTGATTTTGGAATGGCTGCCACTAAATGGGGTGAGGCGAATATGCATGCTAGGCATATAGAATGGTTCAATCACTGGTTGAAAAAAGCGCCTTTACCAGCATCAGCGCCGGTTAATTATTTTGTTATGGGGCTAAATGACTGGAAAACAGCTGAAAATTGGCCGCCTCAAAATGCACATATGACACCTCTGTATTTTAAAAATGAAAAAGTGAGCGCAGAATTTACACCGCCTACCAAAGCCACGGAAGCGAAATTTAGCTATAATCCAGAAAATCCAGTACCATCAAACGGTGGAGGGACCTTACATAAGGCGCTACATGCAGATGGACCTCGTGATCAGCAACAAATTGAACTTCGCGAAGATGTCCTTTGCTACTCCACAGAACCTCTAGAAGAAGCAATCGAAGTTACCGGACCAATTCAAGTGAAGCTTTGGGCGAAAACAGATGCACCTAACACAGATTTTACTGCGAAATTAGTAGATGTATTTCCAGATGGTACAGCTTTTAATTTGGCAGATGGCATTATCCGGGCAGCCAAGCAACACGGCGCTAATGTGCAAAATAACATTAATGAATACACTATCGACCTTTGGGCAACAAGTAATCTTTTCCAAAAAGGGCATCAAATCCGCATCGAAATATCTTCAAGTAATTTTCCAAGGTTTGATCCTAACCCAAATACAGGTGATAGTTTCATTAATTCCACTGAAAGCCAAATCGCCAACCAGACTATTTATCATAGCCCAGAATACCCGTCCCATGTTCTCCTTCCAATTATTCGATAG